From the genome of Hymenobacter cellulosilyticus, one region includes:
- a CDS encoding pectinesterase family protein: MQSTLTRQVLPTQFWVLVGFFLFAFPFGSFAQVFDMTVAQDGTGNYTTVQAAINAAPTGRTTPFTIFITNGTYRERVTIPANKPFLQLIGESVANTRIAFNLANVPSFPGNTSTVIINASDITAVNITFENFWESPRRPWPCTPPATG; this comes from the coding sequence ATGCAAAGTACCCTTACTCGTCAGGTCCTGCCCACTCAATTCTGGGTGCTGGTCGGCTTTTTCCTGTTTGCCTTTCCCTTCGGATCTTTCGCGCAGGTGTTTGACATGACCGTGGCCCAGGACGGCACCGGCAATTACACCACGGTGCAGGCCGCCATCAACGCTGCGCCTACGGGCCGCACTACGCCCTTTACCATCTTCATCACAAACGGTACGTACCGGGAGCGGGTGACGATTCCGGCCAACAAGCCGTTTTTGCAGCTGATAGGGGAGAGTGTGGCCAATACCCGCATCGCCTTCAACCTGGCCAACGTACCTTCGTTCCCCGGCAACACGTCCACCGTCATTATTAATGCCTCGGACATTACGGCGGTGAATATCACCTTCGAAAACTTCTGGGAGAGTCCCCGCAGGCCCTGGCCATGTACACCACCGGCGACCGGATAG
- a CDS encoding efflux RND transporter periplasmic adaptor subunit — MKVFSLLAGTLLLAGCAEQQAPQQAVAPPALPVAPVRTGTETTYQDYPASIEGVVNLEIRPQVTGVLERILVEEGAAVRKGQPLFKINDAPYREQLNNALAAQQAAAGAVTSAQVEVDRYAPLVQNKVVSEVQLKTAQAALTVAQANLQRAKAAVSSARINLGYTTITAPVSGYLGRLQTKPGSLVGPTDAQALTQLSDVHEVHTYFALGEDDFSAFRTQYAGRTLQEKLRHLPPATLVLSDQSTYPTRGKVDVVAGQFDRTTGAITLRATFANADGLLRSGNTGTIRLPLTHPNVLLVPAAATVELQDKVFVYALGDSNRVSRRALTIEGKSGANYLVRAGVKDGERIVLQGVDHLQEGQVIQPTQPSVAVAPGQSPASSVQN, encoded by the coding sequence ATGAAAGTATTTTCTCTTCTGGCCGGCACGCTGTTGCTGGCGGGCTGCGCCGAGCAGCAGGCTCCCCAGCAAGCGGTGGCACCCCCGGCCCTGCCGGTGGCCCCGGTGCGCACCGGCACCGAAACTACGTACCAGGATTACCCGGCCTCCATTGAAGGCGTGGTGAACCTAGAGATTCGGCCGCAGGTAACGGGAGTGCTTGAGCGCATCCTCGTCGAGGAAGGCGCGGCGGTGCGCAAAGGCCAGCCGCTGTTTAAAATCAACGACGCGCCCTACCGTGAGCAACTCAACAACGCCCTGGCCGCCCAGCAGGCCGCGGCCGGGGCCGTCACCAGTGCGCAGGTGGAAGTGGACCGGTATGCGCCGCTGGTGCAAAACAAGGTCGTTTCCGAGGTGCAGCTGAAAACGGCCCAGGCGGCCCTCACGGTGGCCCAGGCCAACCTGCAGCGCGCCAAGGCCGCGGTCAGCAGTGCCCGCATCAACCTGGGCTATACCACCATCACGGCACCCGTCAGCGGCTACCTGGGGCGGCTGCAAACCAAACCGGGCAGCTTGGTGGGTCCCACCGATGCCCAGGCCCTGACGCAGCTTTCCGACGTGCACGAGGTGCACACCTACTTCGCTTTGGGCGAAGACGACTTCAGCGCCTTCCGTACCCAGTACGCGGGCCGCACGCTGCAGGAAAAGCTCCGGCACCTGCCGCCCGCCACCCTGGTGCTTTCCGACCAAAGCACTTACCCCACGCGGGGCAAGGTGGACGTGGTGGCCGGGCAGTTTGACCGCACGACGGGCGCCATTACCCTGCGGGCCACGTTTGCCAACGCCGACGGCCTGCTGCGCTCGGGCAACACGGGCACCATCCGGCTGCCCCTGACGCACCCCAACGTGCTGCTGGTGCCGGCCGCGGCCACCGTCGAGTTGCAGGACAAAGTGTTCGTGTACGCGCTCGGCGACAGCAACCGCGTCAGCCGCCGGGCCCTCACCATCGAGGGCAAGAGCGGCGCCAACTACCTGGTGCGCGCGGGCGTGAAAGACGGTGAGAGGATTGTACTGCAGGGCGTGGACCACTTGCAGGAAGGCCAGGTTATTCAGCCGACCCAGCCCAGTGTGGCCGTCGCGCCCGGCCAGTCCCCGGCTTCCTCCGTTCAGAATTAA
- a CDS encoding ArsR/SmtB family transcription factor, with product MDTKSLVKLAKSLSDPTRLRLLQEIAKGEIAVCADLFQHVPISQPSMSQHLKALSEAGLIESHKEGRNMCMSINAEKLKELEDFLQLLKPVSAPQ from the coding sequence ATGGATACCAAGTCCCTCGTCAAACTAGCCAAATCCCTCAGCGACCCTACCCGTCTTCGCTTGTTGCAGGAAATTGCAAAAGGGGAAATTGCGGTCTGTGCTGACTTGTTTCAACACGTGCCTATCAGCCAGCCCTCGATGTCTCAGCACCTCAAAGCCCTCTCCGAGGCGGGCTTGATTGAGTCGCACAAAGAAGGCCGGAACATGTGCATGTCCATCAATGCGGAAAAGCTTAAGGAGTTGGAAGACTTCCTGCAACTGCTTAAACCAGTCTCTGCTCCCCAGTAA